CGATCATCAGCGTCGCGCTGAGCGAGTACTCGACCCAGCGGAACCGGTTGATGCCCTCGCGCAGGCCCTGGTCGTAGCGCTTCTTCAGCAGGGTGCCGGTCAGCAGGTGGTCGACGGCGGCGAGGACCAGGAAGGCCGCGATCGCCCACCCGATGCGGACGTCGAAGAGCACCTCGGGGCTCGGCGGCTCGCTGCCCGGGGGGCCCGCGGGGAAGGTCGAGGTGACGCCGATCGCGAAGTCGGTGGCCAGCACCAGCACGGCGATCGCCTGCAGCCCGTGCAGCACCGCCAGCCCGATGTTCCAGGTGCGCAGCGAGGCGAGTGACGTCTCGTCCACCCCGCTGGCGACCGCTCGACCGGTGTGGCTGCCTGCCTCGGTGGTGTTGCTGGCGTGCGTCATCGGAGCACCATCTCCTTGCCGTCCATCACGATCTCGGTGGCGTCGCCACCGACTGCGTCCAGGATGGCGGAGATGACCTGCTCGTGGGGCATGGATGCCGGTAGTCGTGGCGCCGAGCCGGCCAGCGCCCGGGTCTCGAGGCCGGTGTCGAGGTGCGGCGGACGCACGTCGAGCACCCGGAACGAGCGGCGCTCCTCGCGGCGCAGCACCTGCAACCACGTGGCCAGCGCGGCCTTGGCAGCGGAGTAGTCGGCCATCCCGGCGGTCGGCAGGTCGGCCAGCACCGCGCTGAGCACCGCCGCGGTGCCTTCCCCGTCGCGCGCCTCGGCGAGGTACGGCGCCGCCGCGCGCACCAGCGCCATCGGGCCGAGGGTGTTGACCGCGAACAGCTCCTCCGCCACGGCCTCGTCGAGCTCGGTGGCCCGGCCGAAGCCGGCCGCCCCGGTGGCGACGACCAGCAGGTCGAGCCCGCCCAGCTCCTCGACCGCGCCCCGCACGGCGTCCCCGCACGAGTCGACGTCGACCACGTCGAGGTGCCGCCCCGACGTGCCCAGCGCCCCGGCCACCTCCGCGAGCCGCGCGGCGTCGCGTCCGGCGGCGACCACGCGGGCACCGCGCTCGTGCAGCCCCGCGGCGACCGCCCGCCCCAGCACGCCCGTCGCTCCCGCCACCAGCACCCGTGCTCCCTCGATCTTCATCTCTCGAACCTAGGTCCCGCCGCCCGACGGGGCAGGACCCCTGCGGGTGTGCGGAGCGTGGCTATCGTCGAGGGATGGCCACGATCGCGACCACCGACCGAGTCGACCTCGACGGGCTCCTGGAGTTCGTCCGGCCGCGCCACCGGATGACGTTGATGACCCTGCGCGCCGACGGCCGCCCGCAGGTCTCGCCCGTGAGCGGCGGGGTCGACGCGGACGGGCGGATCGTGGTGTCGACGTACCCGCAGCGCGCGAAGGCGGTCAACCTGCGCCGCACTCCCGAGGCGACGGTCCTGGTGCACTCCGACGACTGGAACGGGCCCTACGTGCAGGTCGACGGCACCGCCGAGGTGCTCGACATGCCCTCGCCGGAGGCCGAGGACGCGCTGGTGGAGTACTTCCGCTGCATCGCCGGCGAGCACCCCGACTGGGACGAGTACCGCGCCGCGATGCGCACGCAGGGCAAGTCGCTGCTGCGGATCACCCCCGTCTCGTGGGGTCCGGTGGCCACCGGCGGGTTCCCGCCGGGGCGCGCCCCCGCCTGAGGCCTGTGTGGGCGTCG
This Nocardioides dokdonensis FR1436 DNA region includes the following protein-coding sequences:
- a CDS encoding SDR family NAD(P)-dependent oxidoreductase, with the protein product MKIEGARVLVAGATGVLGRAVAAGLHERGARVVAAGRDAARLAEVAGALGTSGRHLDVVDVDSCGDAVRGAVEELGGLDLLVVATGAAGFGRATELDEAVAEELFAVNTLGPMALVRAAAPYLAEARDGEGTAAVLSAVLADLPTAGMADYSAAKAALATWLQVLRREERRSFRVLDVRPPHLDTGLETRALAGSAPRLPASMPHEQVISAILDAVGGDATEIVMDGKEMVLR
- a CDS encoding PPOX class F420-dependent oxidoreductase, translated to MATIATTDRVDLDGLLEFVRPRHRMTLMTLRADGRPQVSPVSGGVDADGRIVVSTYPQRAKAVNLRRTPEATVLVHSDDWNGPYVQVDGTAEVLDMPSPEAEDALVEYFRCIAGEHPDWDEYRAAMRTQGKSLLRITPVSWGPVATGGFPPGRAPA